A genomic region of Deinococcus sp. KSM4-11 contains the following coding sequences:
- the purB gene encoding adenylosuccinate lyase: MIDRYLTPEMKALWSEASKYRAWLKVELAAMDAQANHGEVPRRAHTALVQQSQDDPLDDAFAEKVAEIEAVTRHDIVAFTRALTDRYGDEARFIHHGLTSTDVVDTAQNLLLDEALGLIVTDVQGLREVCRAQAVAYRHTPTVGRTHGIHAEPMTFGLKFLNWMATLDRDLERLNAARKRVQVVMLSGSVGTYAHVSPKVEEEVAAAWGWQAAPITNQTLARDRHAEVLSALAILGTTLERISVEIRHLQRSEVREAMEPFGKGQTGSSSMPHKKNPILTENVTGFARLLRGFLTTGLENVALWHERDISHSSAERVILPDATAAASYATRRLTGVLRDLVVFPERMMKNLNDLGGLVFSQRVLHALIDEQGMSREAAYGLVQRNALRSWETGEGLRDLLKADPENPLDDAHLDAAFDLQWYLRHVDDIYARFGL, encoded by the coding sequence GTGATCGACCGTTACCTGACCCCCGAGATGAAGGCCCTGTGGAGCGAGGCCAGCAAGTACCGCGCGTGGCTGAAGGTCGAACTGGCCGCCATGGACGCCCAGGCGAACCACGGCGAGGTGCCCCGCCGCGCCCACACGGCCCTGGTGCAGCAGAGCCAGGACGATCCGCTGGACGACGCCTTCGCCGAGAAGGTCGCGGAGATCGAGGCCGTGACCCGCCACGACATCGTGGCCTTCACCCGCGCCCTGACCGACCGCTACGGCGACGAGGCCCGCTTCATCCACCACGGCCTGACCAGCACCGACGTCGTCGACACCGCCCAGAACCTGCTGCTCGACGAGGCGCTGGGCCTGATCGTCACGGACGTGCAGGGGCTGCGCGAGGTGTGCCGCGCCCAGGCCGTCGCGTACCGGCACACGCCTACGGTGGGCCGCACACACGGTATCCACGCCGAGCCCATGACCTTCGGGCTGAAGTTCCTGAACTGGATGGCGACCCTCGACCGCGACCTGGAACGGCTGAACGCCGCCCGCAAGCGCGTGCAGGTCGTCATGCTGTCGGGCAGCGTGGGCACCTACGCGCACGTGTCCCCCAAAGTCGAGGAGGAGGTCGCCGCCGCGTGGGGCTGGCAGGCCGCCCCGATCACCAACCAGACGCTCGCCCGCGATCGGCATGCCGAGGTGCTGAGCGCCCTGGCCATTCTGGGCACCACCCTGGAACGCATTTCCGTGGAAATCCGCCACCTGCAGCGCAGCGAGGTGCGCGAGGCCATGGAACCCTTCGGCAAGGGCCAGACCGGCTCCTCGTCCATGCCGCACAAGAAAAACCCCATCCTGACCGAGAACGTGACCGGTTTTGCCCGGCTGCTGCGCGGCTTCCTGACCACCGGTCTGGAGAACGTGGCCCTGTGGCACGAGCGCGACATCAGCCATTCGAGCGCCGAGCGCGTCATCCTGCCCGATGCCACGGCCGCCGCCAGTTACGCCACCCGCCGCCTGACTGGCGTCCTGCGCGACCTGGTCGTGTTCCCCGAGCGGATGATGAAGAACCTGAACGACCTGGGCGGCCTGGTGTTCAGCCAGCGCGTCCTGCACGCCCTGATCGACGAGCAGGGCATGAGCCGCGAGGCCGCGTACGGCCTGGTGCAGCGCAACGCCCTGAGAAGCTGGGAAACCGGCGAGGGCCTGCGCGACCTGCTGAAGGCCGATCCCGAGAATCCGCTGGACGATGCCCACCTCGACGCCGCCTTCGATCTGCAGTGGTACCTGCGCCACGTGGACGACATCTACGCGCGGTTCGGACTGTAG